The genomic window TGTAGGCGTACGACGCCATGAAGAGGATCACGACCGAGATCCCGGCGGCTATACGGCGGCGTTTGTGCACCCCCGTGATTACAAAAAAGAAACACAGATTACATAGCCATACCCACAGCGTGAGACCCGGCACGCCGGCGAGGTCCGCGATCTGGTTCAGCGATGGGGCGCCCGCCAGGGTGTTGCCCAGCAGGGGGCCGGGCATGGCGAAGGGACCGTGGCTGATGCCCCATTCGATGGCGACAGAGAACGAGACCAGAGCCGCGCAGCCCAGCGGAATGCCGAATTGCCGGCGGATGGGAATGGCCAGCGCAAAGGGCAGCGCCAGGAGCATGGGCAACACAAAAAAGCCGCTGAGGGACGCCCACGCCGCGTCCGGGAGCCGGTGCAGGAGTGGCCACGAAAAGACGACGAGGAACGTGACGAGCAACGCAAAAAAACTGTCCAGGTACATCAGACGCATGTCCGTCTGATAATACCAGAGACGCAGGAGCGGCAGGAGCGCGAAACTCCCCAGCACCGGAAACGGGAACGGTGGGAAGCTCAGGGCGAGCAAAAAGCCACACGTCAACGCGCCGCGAAGGCGCGCGGCGACATCAGGCGCATGGCGTGACGGAACGTATCGGGCCGCTTCCGGCGGTAGGTGCATGGGGACGTAACGAGCTTGAAAATTGAGACTACTGACGATAGCGAATCTGATGCTTTTTTGCATCCTATGTCGCATATTCACGTGACCGTTGGATCCCCGGCGCACGGTACAGTATTTGATCTCCCCCACCCAGGAAATGTAGACGGTCGCCCCTCCCTGCGGGGTGAAGCGGCCGAGTTGTTGTGCCATCGCCGGCATCGCGTGTTGTGGCCGGCACATTACCCCCAGGTGTATGATCGACAGCGTTGAAGGAACGGGACCGCGAAAATCAGCCGGAGATACCCGTCCAGCGTACGAGTTTATCGTGCACAGCGTCCGTCAGCAAGGCGATGGCGATGGACCTGATCTGGTGCTGCGCCGCAGCCCGATCGATAGGCCCGGGCAGCCTGCGCGCGAAGACGTCACCGTCATCGTCCGTGAAATAAACGCTTCCGCTGAGGAAAAAAAGTCCGTGGATGGGGCTGCACCCGAACTAAAGCCGATCGCCGACCGGGTGGCCGAGTACGTCGCCTCCCTGTCCGACGACGTGACGGAGGAGGTGGTGCGGGTGGTCGACTTCCTCATCGCCGAGGAGGAGCGTGTCGAAGCGCCGGCCGACCTTGCCGGCCCGTTCACCTCGGACGGATCGCCGTTCGCCGACTCTGCGCTTCCGACGGCGCCGTCGCCCAATCGCTACACAAAAAGAGTTGAATTCGATCGTTCCTGATCGTATCTACACGCAGGCGTTTCCACCGCTTCTCCCTGCGTGACATGAAGGCTTACCTGCGGCTCCTGGTCTACCTGGCCCTCACCGGCGCGCTTCTGTTTATCCTCCTCGAGCCTCTCGGCGGCGTTCCCGCGTTGGGGCGATTGCTCGATCCCTGGGAGGGGCTCTACCACACGGCCCGCTCGGCCGAGCCAGCCGGCACGCTGGATTCCGCCGTCATCCCCGGCAGCAAAGGCCCCGTGGACATCGTACGCGACACGCGCGGCGTGCCCCACATCTTCGCGGATAACGACCTCGACGCCGTGGCGGCGCTGGGGTTTGCAACGGCTCGAGATCGGCTCTTCCAGATGGATTTTCTGCCCCGTGTGGCGGCCGGCCGGCTGGCCGAGGTCATGGGTCCTTCGCTTGTCGCCACCGATCGGATGCTTCGGAAAACGGGCATGGAATGGGGTGCTCGCCGCAACCTGGACCGCATCGTGAAGGCCGGCGGAATCGAGTGGAATATCCTCGACGCCTACTCGCGGGGGGTGAACGCCTACCTGGACGGGCTGGACGAAGCGGAGCTACCCTTTGAATTTCGCCTGCTCGGGTATAAACCCGCGCCGCACACGCCGCTGCAGTCGCTGCTCGTCCTGCAGTACATGGTGTACGACCTCACGTTTCGCTCGCCGGCCGCGGAAGGCGCCCTCGACTCCTCGCTGGCCGAGCTCTTTCCCGCGTATCCACCCCTCAGCGTGCCCATCATGCCCGAGCCCGGCGGCACCGTGCTGGACGCGAACCGCCGGCCAATCTACTCGGAGTCGGGCTATTTCATGGCGGATGCCGGATCGCCGCCGGACGGCATTTCATCGCTCGCGGAAGGCTGGCTGCCCGGCAAGGGCTCCAACAACTGGGCGGTGGATGGGCTGCGTTCGACCACCGGATCACCGATACTGGCCGGCGACATGCACCTGTCGCTCTCGCTACCGGCCATCTGGTACGAAGTGCATCTCGTCACCCCGTCCATGAACAGCTACGGCGTGACAATCCCTGGTGCCCCCCTGCCCGTCGAGGCGTTTAACGACCGCCTGGGCTGGGCCTTCACCAACACAGGAACCGACCAGATCGATCACTTTGCCCTGCAAGTCGACGCCGGCCGTGGCGCCTATCTCCATAACGGCTCGTACCGTCCATTCGAAATCGTCGTCGATACGATCGCCGTTCGGGATGAGCCGCCCCGGATCGATAGCCTGTATTTTGCGCACTGGGGGCCGGTGGATATGGATCGGGAGATCCCTATGGCCATACGCTGGGTGGCGCACGACTCCAGTCGCGCCCTGCGCGCGTTGTGGCAAATGAATCGGGCGACCAACTTCCAGACCTTTCAGGATGCCCTGCGGTACTGGGATACCCCGATGCAAAACATCCTGTATGCCGATGTCGACGGTAACATCGCGATCCGCTCTACCGGCTACCTCCCCATTCGGGCAAGCCGCGATGGGACCGGTCTGCGGGACGGCGCCCGCGATGATCACGCCTGGGTCGGACGCGTCCCGTTTGACGAGTTGCCCTTTTCGTTCAACCCGGCTCAGGGTTATCTGGCGTCGACCAATCAGGTGCCGGCAGACTCGACCTATCCCTATTTCCTTGGCCGCTCCTGGGAGAGCGGCTACCGCTCGCTGCGCATCGACGCCCTGCTGAGCGGCCAGGAATCCCATGCGCTCGACGACATCAAAGCGTACCAGTCGGATGTGTATGTGGTGCAGCGCGACCTGTTTGCGCCCCTGCTGGATTCCCTTTCGGGGCTTTCGCCCCGGGCGCAGGAGCTTCGGGCGCTCCTCAACAGGTGGGGGGGCGAGGCGTCCGTCGACCGACCGGAGCCGCTGGTGCTGGATATCTTTCTAAAAAGTCTCGCCGGCCTGGCGTGGGACGAGCCGCTCTTCGATCGCGTGGGCGAGCCCGAGGAAACCGTGCTGTACGACCTGCTCGTCGAGCATCCGGAGTCGGAATGGTTCGACGTGCAGGACACAGCCTTCCGGGAGCAGGGGGAAGACGTCCTACGGCTGGCCATCGAGGCGTCGGTGGACAGCCTCGAACTCGGCTACGGCTGGGACCGGGCCGCTGGCGATGGGGGGATCACCACCAGGTCGTGTTTCGCCACTTCACACGCAGCGAGGCGCTTCGGACCCTGTGGCGCGGGCCGTTTGAATATCCCGGGTTTGCCTCCACGCTGTCGCCGGCGGGTAGCCGGGTGACGACACACAGCGCCAGCTGGCGCATGGTGGTGGATTTCTCCGCTCGGCCCCCGGTTGGATACGGCGTCTACCCCGGCGGGCAGAGCGGTAATCCTTTTAGCGCCCTGTACGATCGGCATATCGAGACCTATCTCCGGTTCGAGCACTATCCCTTGTTCAAACCCGTCTCGGCCGATCAGGCGCGTGCCGGCGACATGGTCTCATCCCAGCGGTTGGATCCGGGATGATCCGCGGGTGAAACGGTCCCAGGGGTGTCGGCATGGGATCGAATAAAAGCGGGTTCTGGCTTGCAGGTAACCCATTTTCGGCCTAATGTTGACGCCGACACACGACACCCTCCTGGACGATAAGCCGGGGGGCGGGGCACGTGTTCCACCACGCGTCGAGGCCGTCGCGCCACAGGATTCAGAGTTATGAACGATCATACAGAGCTTCGATTTTCTTCCCGGCTAGGGCTCATCCTCAGCGTACTTGGGATTGCGGTAGGGACGGGCAATATCTGGCGGTTTCCCAGGATCGCGGCGCAGAATGCGGGCGAGGAGGGCGCCGGCGCTTTTTTGCTGGTCTGGTTGCTGTTTCTGTTTATCTGGAGCATCCCCCTCATCATGGCCGAGTATGCGCTGGGCAGAAAGGGGCGGATGGGGTTGATCGGCACCTTTTCGCTGGTTGCTGGTGAGAAGTTTGCGTGGATGGGCGCCTTTATCGGGTTTGTGGCAACGGCCATCATGTTTTATTACTCGGTCGTGACGGGCTGGTGCATCTACTATTTCGTGCAGACGGTATCCGAGCCGCTGCCCTTTACCACGGGCGCAGCACAGGGGGTTTGGGATCAATTCCAGGGTGGATATTCACCTATTCTGTACCACGGCCTGGCCATGCTGGTGGGCGGGCTGATCGTCTGGAAGGGCGTTTCTTCCATCGAGCGCGCCAATAAAGTGCTGATTCCAGCGCTGTTGATCATCGTGCTGGTGGCCCTGGGCCGCGCCGTGACACTCGATGGCGCTTCTGCCGGGATCCGGTATCTGTTCACGCCACAGTGGGATACCCTGGCAAACCCTCGGCTCTGGCTGGATGCGCTGACGCAGAACGCGTGGGATACGGGCGCCGGCTGGGGGCTGATCCTTACGTACGGGGCTTACATGCAGCACCGTCACGGGGTCGTTAAAAACGCCTTTATCACCGGTATTGGCAACAACACGGTTTCCCTGCTGGCCGCGATCACGATATTTGGCGCCTGCTTCGCGATCCTCGGGGCGAGCATGTCGCAGAGCGAGGTGCTTGCGGTGATGCAGAACAGCGGGCCGGCGTCGACCGGGCTGACATTTATCTGGATGCCGCAGCTGTTCAGCAAGATGCCCCTGGGGACGCTCTTTGCCTCGCTGTTTTTTCTAGGACTCTGTTTTGCCGCCTTCAGCTCGCTTATCTCCATGATCGAACTCGCCGTTCGTATTCTGGTGGACGGAGGCCTTTCCCGTAATCAGGCGGTCCTCTCGGTGTCGGTCGTCGGCTTCTTGCTGGGCATCCCCTCGGCGGTGAATCTGACGTTTTTTGGCAACCAGGATTTTGTCTGGGGGGTGGCGCTCATGATCTCCGGGGCGCTGATCGCATTTGCCGTCGTACGCTTCGGAGTGGCCCATTTTCGTCGAGAGGAAATCAACGGGACGCCGATGGATTGGAGCGTGAGCAAGTCGTGGGATCTACAAATGCGGTACACGATCCCTCTTCAGGCTGTGTTGTTGCTGGGCTGGTGGTTGTATCTTTCGGCGACGGAGTACGCGCCGGACTCGTGGTACAATCCCCTTGATCCCTACAGCGTAATGACCTGTATCGTGCAGTGGCTGGGGGCGGCGATCGCGCTCATCATCGTGAATGGCTGGCTGGTCGCGCGGTTGAAGAAGAGTGCGCTGAGCTCGCTCTGAGCCGGTCGTTACTCCTGGGGTAGCATAGGGGGGGGCCGGCGGTAGGGTGTATCGTTGCACCAGGTGGACGTGCGAGGCATTTCCGGAGAGGATAGATCCGTGCTTCCGGAATCCTGTTTTTATGCCACGACTTGCCAGGCACAGGGATCGGCTACGCTCCGTCACGCCGAGATATCCCGGTCGAGGTTCGTTGACGAGGCGGCAATTCCCCAATCCTGGACATTGGCATGCTATTCGTGAACTGCCGGCATGCGCTCTTCGTATGTGGTCGGTAGTGGATGCGCCCTGGTCAGAATAAATCCCCTTTTCATTACTGTTACGTCGATTTTAGCTCGTTTTTCCATATGAAAGCACCGCTTTTTCGTAGTGCCGCCTGGTATCTTTTTATCGCCCTGAGCGCGTTTTTATCCCGCCCCGTTGTGGGACAAGTCAGCGAAGTACCCGTACCGGAGGTTTCGGAAGGTACCGCCCCGTGGAAGAAACGACTCATCTATCGCCCTGCCACGGCATCAAAAGGGGGGGCGCAAGCCGTGGCCTTTGATCCGAGCGGGCTGCAAGGCGAGAGCCTCGTGCTGCCGACCACCCTCCAGTTTGGTCCGGACGGCCGGCTCTACGTCGCGCAGAAAAACGGCTTGATTGTCGCCTATACGGTGGTGCGCAACGGGCCGCAAGACTTTACCGTGACGAACACCGAGTCGATCACGCTCATTAAGAACAACACCCCGAACCACGACGACGACGGGGAGCTGAACACGTCGACCAGCCAGCTCACGAACAACCGGCAGATTACCGGCATCTACGTGACGGGCACGGCGCAGAACCCGATCATCTACACGACGTCGAGCGACCCGCGCGAGGGCGCCGGCGACGCCGGCGGCGGCGTCAACGACTCGGGTCTCGATACCAACTCCGGCATCCTGCACCGCCTGACGAAGTCGGGCTCGTCGTGGACACGGCTCGACCTTGTGCGCGGCCTGCCGCGTTCCGAGGAGAACCATTCTACAAACGGCGTCGTGATCGATCACGAAACGAACATCCTGTACCTGGGTGTGGGCGGCTTCACGAATGCCGGATCGCCATCGAATAACTTCGCCCGCATCACCGAATACGCACTTTCGGCGTCCATTTTGGCCATCGACCTGGATATGCTGGCTGCCATGCCGGTCCAGGGCTCCGGCAACGCGGCTTATGTCTACGATCTCCCAACCCTCGACGACCCGACGCGGCCGAACGTCAACGGCATCGACAACCCGAATACTCCCGGCTACGACGGCATCGATGTCGGCGATCCGTGGGGCGGCAACAACGGCCTGAACCAGGCGAAAGTGGTGGCTGACGGCCCCGTTCGGCTCCATGCCACGGGTTTCCGGAATCCGTACGACCTTGTGATCATGAAGTCCCCGGGAGCCGAGGGGCGGATGTACTCGATCGACAACGGCGCCAACGCCGGGTGGGGCGGGCATCCGGTCGGAGAGGGCACCTACCCGGGCGCCAGCGCCGGCCAGTGCACCAACGCCTACAACCCTGCGGAGCCCGGCTCGACCGGCCCCGGCCCCAACGACAACAAAGTCAACAACCTGAACGGGTTGCACTACATCCGAGAAGTCGACGCCGGCAAGCGGTATTATGCCGGCCACGCGACGCCGGTCCGCGGCAACCCTGAGGGTGCCGGCCTCTACACGTTCTTCGACGGGGTCGGGGTGTTCCGCACGAGCACCACGGGTCCGAACCCATTGCCGGCCGACTGGCCACCCGTGCCGACCAGCGAAGCGTATGAGGCCGAGTGTGATTTCCGGAACTCCGGCGAGGGCGACGGTTCACTGGTCGATTACGTCCCATCCACCAACGGGATGGCCGAGTACACCGCCTCTACGTTCGGCGGCGAACTGCAGGGCACGATCCTTTCTGCCTCGTTTGGCGGTGAAATCTATGTTGCCCGGCTTAATTCCAACGGCGATCAGGTCTCCAATGGCATCGAGACGCTGTTCTCGAACTTCGGCCTCACTCCGCTCGACGTAATCGCCCAGGGCGACGACGATCCGTTCCCCGGGACGATCTGGGCCGTCACGTTTGGCGCGCAGAACATCACCGTGTTCGAGCCCTTCGAAGGGGAATGCGTCGGCGGCCCGGGCAACCAGGACGACGATGGCGACGGCTACTCAAACAACGACGAAATCGCGAATGGCACCAATGAGTGCAACGCCGGCGACAAGCCCTCCGACTTCGACGGAGACTTCACCTCCGACCGTCTCGACCCGGATGACGACAACGACGGGATCGACGATGTTGTCGATGCCTTCGCCCACGATGGCTTGAACGGCATTGGGACTACGTTGCCGCTGGACTACGACCTGTTTAATGGCGATATCGGGTTCTTCGGTATCGGATTTACCGGTTTGATGACCAATGGCGATACGGACTATCTCGACCAATTCGACGACCAGCTGATTGCCGGCGGCACCGCGGGCCTGCTCACCGTGCCGGACGTCCCCTCGGGCGACGCCCTGGGAGGGCAGAACGATCAGTTCTCCGGCTTCCAGTTCGGCATCGATGTGGACGACGAGACGCTGCCCTTCACGATCCGCGTGCGGATGCAGTCGCCCTTTTTTGGCAACACGCCTCAGGGCGAGCAGTCACAGGGCTTTTACATTGGCGCCGGCGACCAGGACAACTACCTCAAGGTGGTCGTGAGCGCCAACGATGGGGATGGCGGTCTCGAGGTAGTCAACGAAAATGCCGGCACGGCCGTGCGCACCATGTATGCTACCGGCGGCAACGGCGACGCCCCGATTGCGGATAACCTGCTGGAAACCGACGTCGAACTCGACCTCTTTTTCCTCATCAACCCCGCCGATGGGACGGCCCACCCGGGCTATAGCATTGACGGCGCCGAAGTCGTCTATGTCGGTAACCCTGTCGCGCTGTCGGGCGCCAATCTCGCGACCTTGCAGGGTACCGGAACGGCGCTCGCCGTCGGCGTGATCGCCACTTCGGCGGCCACGGGCGCGACATATCCGGCCACGTGGGATAAGATCACGATCGTGTATGATGCCACCGGCGCTTCTGCGCTGGTCAAGATCGAGCCGCCCAACGACATCAACGAGAGCACGAATTCGGGCGGCAGCATCAAGATCACCAATACCTCCGAAAGCGGGCAGAAGATCGAGAGCGTGGCGTTCGACTTGCAGTCAACCCTGTTCCCGGATGCCGTGTTCGATCCGGACGGCACCGCCGGCGATCAGACCGGCAAGGGCTTCACACCCAGCCAAGGCGAGGCGGCGACGGGGTTGTCTGGACACACGTTGTCTGGCTTCCACAACACGGTCGATGGAGACGACGGTTTCGACGCGTTGTCCATCGAATTTACCGACTTCGAGCCCGAGGAGACCTTCACGTTCTCCATCGATGTCGACCCGACCAGCATCAAGGGCACTTCGGCGCCCGGCCCCGGAGAGTCGGGCAGTGTTTCTGGTCTCGAGCTTTCGGGCGCGCTAGTCACGGTGACGTTCGACGATGGGTCGAGCTATCAGGCCGAGCTGTTCCGCACGCCGGAAAGCCTGAGTGGGTCACAGAACATCATCGCTGGCGGATCGCTTGCGACGCCGGGGATCAGCATCGTCGGGCAGTCGGGGCTGCAGGCGAAAGTGGCGGACCTCGAGCATGTAATCCGTGTCACGGGGCCGGCCAATACGGACGTACGCCTACTGGTGGTCGAATCGGCACTGTTCATCACGGGTGACGGCTACGCTATCGATCCGTTCGAGGCCAACTCCGCGATCGCCATCCAGGAATTGACGGGCAACACCGGCACGCTCGGGTTGGTGGATTTCGAGGTGACGATCACCGACAGCCAGCCTGAGGGCGGCATTAACTACCTCGCGGCCGTGTTTACGAGCCCGACCGATGAAACAAGCCCGATGTCGGATGTCGTCGTGCTGGATTACGACCCGGCGGCCGTGCCCGTCACCTTGTACCGGATCAACGCCGGCGGGCCGGCCGTGAACCTCAACGGGGTGTCGTGGAGTGCGGACCTGTACAGCACCGGCGGGGCCACGTTTAGCAACAACGGGTTGGCGATTGCCGGCACAAACGACGACGTCCTCTACACCTCCGAGCGGTACGATCAGGGCGCCACGGGCTTCGGCTACAGCATCCCCGTGCCGGGCGACGGTGACTATAATGTGGCCATCCACTTCGCCGAGATCTTCTTCGGCGCGCCGGGTGGCGGCGTCGGCGGCGCCGGCAAGCGGGTGTTCTCGATCGACATCGAGGAGGGTCAGGCTGTGCTTACAAACCTGGATATCTACGCGGAAGTGGGCGCCACCACCGCCCTCATCAAGACCTTCGAGGGCATCACGGTCACCGACGGGTTGCTGGATATCTTCCTGACGTCGTCTACCCGCGAGGGCAAGATCTCGGCGATCGAGGTGTCGACCTTTGGCGAGCCCAGCACCGTCTCCGCGTCCCCGAATCCGATCAATTTCTCGGTAGGGGAAGTGGGCGTAGCGACGCTGGCGCGGACGCTCACCATCAGCAATGGCGGTGGGGCGGCGGTGACGGTCTCCGGCATCACCTTTACAGGTTCGAACGCGGGCGAATTCAGCTCGTCCTTCACCAACCCGGTCGTGATCGCAGCAGGTGGTACGACCACCGTGGCGGTGACCATGACGGCGGCGTCCGCCGGCCCCAAAACGGCGCAGCTGAATCTAGTACATACCGGCAGCGACGACCCGCTGAAGATCACGGTATCGGGTGTGGGTCAGGCCGTCCAACCCGGTAACGTGTTGTACCGCGTGAACGCCGGCGGACCGTCGCTTGCTTCGCTCGACGATCTGCGGATCTGGCAGGGCGATCAGGCGGTTTCGGCGGCAAACGCGCTGGGCCAGGCACAGGTAGGCACGCCTTCGCCGTACGTCAATACGGCGGCGGCCGGTAACTTCACCTTTGGCAAGCTGAACAGCGTCGTACGCGACGCGTCGGTGCCGTCGAGCACGCCGCTGTCGCTGTTCCAGACGGAACGGTGGGACGCGGCCGCTTCGCCGAACATGCTCTGGTCGTTCCCGGTCGAGGCCGGCACGCAGGTGGAAGTCCGCATCTACCTCGCGGAGATCTTCCTCACCGCCGGCAATAACGAGGTCGAAGGGCCGCGTATCTTCGATATCCGCGTGGATGGCGCGATCCCGGCCGGGTTCGATAACATCAATGTCTTTGCCGAGGTCGGTTCGAACGTGGGTATCCTGCGCTCGTTCGTCACGACCAGCGACGGGGCCATCGACATCGAATTCGTGAAAGACGGCGGTCAAGAATTGGCGGCGGTGAAGGGGATCGAGCTGATCGACCTCACCAATGTGGCCCGCGCCTTTACCCCTGGCTGGAATCTCATCGGCCTTCCCCTGACGCCGCCGAACGCCAACTACACCGCCATCTTTGGCGATCTGGCCCCGACGACGGTGCCCTTCACCTGGAACGGCGCGTATGTCCAGGAGGCCTCGATGGTGACCGGCAAGGGCTACTGGCTGAACGTGGCGCAGGGCGGCCTGCACACGTTCGAAGGCACGGCGGTCGAGTCGCTCACGCTGACCCTGGCCGATGGCTGGAATATGGTGACCGGCCCGGTCTGCGGGGTGGATGTGGCCGATATCGACGATCCGGCCGGCATCCTGATTGATGACACCTGGTTCGCGTATACAGGCGGTTATGTGCCGACGACGCTCCTGCAGCCCGGCATGGGATACTGGGTGGAGGCCAGCGCCGCCGGCACGATCGGTATCGATTGCAACGGCGGCAGCGGCAAGATGGCTACCGGCCGGACGGCTCCGGATGGGTCCTTCGGCACGATCCTGCTGTCCGACGGCGCCACGGGCTCTCAGACGCTGTATTACGGCGGCACGCTCGACTCGCCGACGCAGCTGCGCCCCTACCAGCTCCCACCGCATGCGCCGGAAGGCGGGTTTGATGTCCGCTTCACGAACGATGCTCTGTTGATCGACTCCGAGTTTGCCAGCATCACGCTCCAGGCGTCCGAGTTCCCGGTTAGTCTTCGCGTCGTGAAGCTGGCCGAAGGCGACAATAAGCTGTACGTCCAGCAGTTTAAAGGCGGCCAGTCTGTCGCTACGTCCGAACTGGGCGAGGATGAAACGGTGTTGGTCACGGATGAGGCTGTCACCGAGTTGTTCATCACGAACACGGTGTCGGTGGATGATGGCGAGGGCGCGTTGCCCGGCGCGTTCCGCCTCGCCGGCAACTACCCGAATCCGTTTAACCCCACCACGACCGTGGTCTTCGACCTGCCGGAGGCCGCGCAGGTACGCGTCGAGGTGTACGATGTGATGGGGCGTCGTCTTCTGGAGGTGCCGGCGCAGGCCTTCGGGCCAGGCGACGGCCACCAGATCCAGATCGACGCCACGGAGTTGGCCAGCGGTATCTATCTGTACCGCGTCGTGGCCGACATGAACGCGACGAGTGCGTTTGCTGTGGGCCGGATGAGTCTGGTGAAGTAACTCCCCCTGGCCCCCCATCCCAGAGACCCTCCAATGCGCCGAAAGATGATCCCCAGCGGTCCAGACCACTATCACCCCCGGAATCGAATCGAGGTACCTTTGGTTCGATGAAGGTCTGTTCTCAAGATTACTATCTACGAGAGACGAGCGGTCCAGTCACCGCTCGCCTCTCGATCCCGCTTCGTCCCCAACCGATTGTCAATTGCCGACCCTCGTGCCGGCTACATCTATGAAAACACGTGCTTCAATGGGCAGATTGTTATCTGTCATAGTGCTGTTTGGTTTGCTCAGCGTCTCTTCCGTCTACGCCCAGGTCGTATCCGACGCGCCGTTCCTCGAGCACGAGGGGCTTGTAGTGATGGAGACGGAGTCTGTGCCTCGTCCGCAACTGTGGAAGTTTCTGACGACCGAGCCTGGCTATACGGGCGCCGGCTATCTCCGGTACACGGGCCCCGATCAGCTCTTTAACCCGGGAGTGGATATTATCGAATACAACTTTGTCATCGAGAACCCAGGCATGTACGGCATGGTGATGCAGATGTCGCATCTGGGCGCTCCGGCAGGCGATATGCAGAACGATGTGTGGACGCGCATGGATGCGAACGGGACATGGATCAAGGCGTTGCACCCCTTTAGCCAGATGAACAATGGGTTCACCATGCACACCCAGTGGGCGCTCAAGGAGAACGGCGTCGAAGTGTTTCGGAACGCCGAGTATTTCCTGACGGCCGGCGTGCACACGTTCTTTATGGCGGCGCGCTCATTTAACGTGCGCGTGGACCGCATCCATTTCTGGAAGCTCGAAGCGCCCTTCAAGGTCTCTTTTGCCACATCGCGTGACGCCTCCTTGCCCGAATCGTTGCGCGACGCCAACATCCTGGCCGTGACGCCGAATCCGATCGTGGTGCCAGCAGTCGCCGCGGGTCAGAGCGGGGCGCCGTTTGAAGTGACGCTGGCAAATGCCGGGGACGAAACGATCTCGATTTCGAGCATTGCCCTCTCTGGCGCCAGCGCGGCGGATTTCTCCCTGTCCGCGACAAGTGGCGTTACGGTTCCGGCCGGCGGCTCTACCTCAATCAACGTGACGTTCTCGCCCGACCTCCAGGGCACCAAAACGGCGAGTCTGACCTTTACACACGACGGCCTCAATTCGCCGCTGGTCGTTCCCGTTTCCGGCAATTCAACCTCC from Rhodothermales bacterium includes these protein-coding regions:
- a CDS encoding penicillin acylase family protein, with translation MKAYLRLLVYLALTGALLFILLEPLGGVPALGRLLDPWEGLYHTARSAEPAGTLDSAVIPGSKGPVDIVRDTRGVPHIFADNDLDAVAALGFATARDRLFQMDFLPRVAAGRLAEVMGPSLVATDRMLRKTGMEWGARRNLDRIVKAGGIEWNILDAYSRGVNAYLDGLDEAELPFEFRLLGYKPAPHTPLQSLLVLQYMVYDLTFRSPAAEGALDSSLAELFPAYPPLSVPIMPEPGGTVLDANRRPIYSESGYFMADAGSPPDGISSLAEGWLPGKGSNNWAVDGLRSTTGSPILAGDMHLSLSLPAIWYEVHLVTPSMNSYGVTIPGAPLPVEAFNDRLGWAFTNTGTDQIDHFALQVDAGRGAYLHNGSYRPFEIVVDTIAVRDEPPRIDSLYFAHWGPVDMDREIPMAIRWVAHDSSRALRALWQMNRATNFQTFQDALRYWDTPMQNILYADVDGNIAIRSTGYLPIRASRDGTGLRDGARDDHAWVGRVPFDELPFSFNPAQGYLASTNQVPADSTYPYFLGRSWESGYRSLRIDALLSGQESHALDDIKAYQSDVYVVQRDLFAPLLDSLSGLSPRAQELRALLNRWGGEASVDRPEPLVLDIFLKSLAGLAWDEPLFDRVGEPEETVLYDLLVEHPESEWFDVQDTAFREQGEDVLRLAIEASVDSLELGYGWDRAAGDGGITTRSCFATSHAARRFGPCGAGRLNIPGLPPRCRRRVAG
- a CDS encoding penicillin acylase family protein → MFRHFTRSEALRTLWRGPFEYPGFASTLSPAGSRVTTHSASWRMVVDFSARPPVGYGVYPGGQSGNPFSALYDRHIETYLRFEHYPLFKPVSADQARAGDMVSSQRLDPG
- a CDS encoding sodium-dependent transporter, whose protein sequence is MNDHTELRFSSRLGLILSVLGIAVGTGNIWRFPRIAAQNAGEEGAGAFLLVWLLFLFIWSIPLIMAEYALGRKGRMGLIGTFSLVAGEKFAWMGAFIGFVATAIMFYYSVVTGWCIYYFVQTVSEPLPFTTGAAQGVWDQFQGGYSPILYHGLAMLVGGLIVWKGVSSIERANKVLIPALLIIVLVALGRAVTLDGASAGIRYLFTPQWDTLANPRLWLDALTQNAWDTGAGWGLILTYGAYMQHRHGVVKNAFITGIGNNTVSLLAAITIFGACFAILGASMSQSEVLAVMQNSGPASTGLTFIWMPQLFSKMPLGTLFASLFFLGLCFAAFSSLISMIELAVRILVDGGLSRNQAVLSVSVVGFLLGIPSAVNLTFFGNQDFVWGVALMISGALIAFAVVRFGVAHFRREEINGTPMDWSVSKSWDLQMRYTIPLQAVLLLGWWLYLSATEYAPDSWYNPLDPYSVMTCIVQWLGAAIALIIVNGWLVARLKKSALSSL